The Gigantopelta aegis isolate Gae_Host chromosome 3, Gae_host_genome, whole genome shotgun sequence genome segment GAAATGTTACCCACAGTGACTAAAAATTGTGTGAAAATGGCTGCACATTCCTTGATTTTGGCTTTCagataaaacattaaaacaaattattaagtCCAACCATACTGCAgccaaaaaaattattattataaagcaGACAAAGTTAttcaaagatatttttttattagcatttTCACTGTGTTACCCTACTTTGACAACAGTGCATGTATATTAAAGTGAATTAAATTGTGATCTAAATCAGTTTTCAGTGAAATCAAATATGTGGTAATGTTTTGTACTGCTGTCACagcttttttcttatttttgaaataaatttattaattaagaaTGATGCAGTTCAATGCAGcattttttgcttttaaaaggtcaaaatgtatattataatttattacataccaatggaagatattgctcatgtcataagtatcactcaatatctaaatAGTGTAATATCAGCGTAACATGAACGTgatgtagatcacttgctgacccaatttgtagaaaaataacatgtagtaggtctcgacatctgcttgcttctgcgttgcggcttgtttgcagttggtttataataaataaaatactaaactagcttgcctgtcataccatttttatgaaactcgtaaacagtgttggtatctgacgagcgaaagcttGTCATATACCAAAACTCGTTACTCATTTCAGAAAAATGGTATGAAAAGCAAGCTAGTCTAttctatatttatctcattCTTGTTAGTTTGGTTGCATTAAGATTCAACTAatacaatctttgttttaattttaaaggatGGCTGCCGAGTTTGGCAGTGAAGCTGGTCATGATTTTGTTGACAAGCTTGACACAGTGAGTGTTTTTATCACTTTAACTCACTAAGCACTTTCTCGTTATTATGATGAACTTAGCAAAGTTGGTCTTGAAGAATACATGTGCTTTGATCGGAGAtaattctatattttcactcTTTCTGTTCTTTATCCAATCAACtgatggaaatatttttattccttTCATGGACAGaacactggcgaagtcagatgttgtgcccatgacaggcgtgcttaAACAGTTTTTTGATGGTAGCAtaccaaaaattacccacacccacacaaatgtttttatttctggtAAATTAGTAATAAGTAAATGACACATGGTAgatgtttgttattttcaaactgTTTATAGTCCCCATATTCAGACAAATTGAtgtgaacaattttttttttttttaaacttttgtatttattttaactattttcttttttgtttaagaTTTGCAGTATTTTGTACATTattgcatttttattattttatttaaattttagatTCAGTGTATGTTACAAGACGTTGGCTCCAGTGTTGCTACCCCTGCAAGCTCAGCCCGAGAAATGCACAAACGTGAGTGAATTTTGTTGTGATTTAGGCATTTAAACAGTTAATCTTGTTCCCCCCCAAAAATTTATGTTAAATCCAAGTTCTTTCAATTTAGTTCATTAgttttctaattttatttaattacactACAGAATAACTTTGCTGTTTCTAATTGTCATAATGAAGAAAAGAGGACACATTATTTTGCTCAAACCATCAACTTCATATTTTTGCAAACTGCCAGTTGCTTACATGGTGATTTGTTACATTCTAAAATGTGTAAAGGTAAGGAATACcagatttttatgtatttaaaaaatgcatctaTTCTATACTGCTTTAGGCTGATTTTCAGACACATTAGTCTAATATAATTCACCTGCTACAACTGTGTATGATCAGCACCAGATATTGGTACCATCTTAACTGTAATCCTTGTCCATATTTATTTTGGCACCACGATTGAACATtggtaataaaattgttttaactaaTAAAGCAATTATAGACCTAAATTTAAGACTTTtagcaaacaaatataaatttaaacgtcattgtaaactgatggcgagtgtgttctgtattgtgattggttaattacattctttttccgggatcaaatagacaataacacccagaAAGCTAACgatgtcattagaaagtgacgtcattagcaattggaacaggcaaAGTTgatgattcaagggtctacagttagattgtagccaggtatttttttgaagaaataccaaatatacagttagttccattGACAAACGATCCAGTTTACAATGGAAATAATCATATGGTGTTTTtggatttgcgggtgttattgtctatttgatgcccacaaatatttcattttttaccTCAGGCTAGTgacttcggtcaaaaatgacatttgcaggatcaaagagacaataacacctgcaaatctaaaaattccATGTAGTTATCTCCTAATTCGaaattacaataataactgGTGTAGCAATTCACCATACAGTCACAATTTAAATCTCTAATAAAAGAAAtgcattattatacataatgtgtttAGCAATGTTAAAGTTATATGAACTTGTACGAACTTGACTAATGGTAAGTGACCCCAGCCCAACAGTAAGTGACCCAGGGCTAGCTTTGGTtgagcaaaacaattcgccaattgtctgttaaacttcaaaaattgaaaattgtcagttattttctacaaaatgtcaattgttacatgaaattatttcgccaaactatataaaaattcacatttggcgaatttggcaagtgccagagctagccctgaagtCATCAATAAAAGACaaaagtttaataattattttctttacttgtGCTAGTAACCTAGGTAAAATATCACATGAAGTAACTTCCGGTCacctaaaattttaaaatattgtcccaTGGGAGAAATTTACTAACTAAATTAATTCCCATCTAGTTAGTCGTACATGTAAAAGCATCAAAGTGTAGCGTGTTCAGCTCATTCAAAATagtgataaaaatattaatcgtCAACTCACGTTATACTGGCATAAACATGGGATATTTTGAGTATTTCTACACTTGCCTTtcataattttgatttattatctaTGGaacaggcctggtgcttatataactaatagagtctgagacagtaatgtcatgacaacgccaaattgtatgcatgcggcagcattagagattgagtctgggctcttaaaagttttataagcacgggcccagctctcataaatttacaaaaattcATTTAGAATTATTATCAGTGGATTTCTGCTCTGCTATTTCCAAGTGGAGAGGCTTCTTAATCTATGATGACTTTTAACATTACCATCATAAAATACTGCCATtctctaattattattattaataatattattttgtatttatttacagGAAAAACTGACTTTGACAGTAGCTATGTTAATAGATTGGAGATGTGGATTGACGAAATGACAATGGAGTTACCCCCCTTGAAAAACTTTATTTTGCCAGTAAGTTAACATTAATTCATCTACTTGAAAGGAGAGACATACTGTATGTTCTTCATTTTTGAAAAGTTtgctttttgtttaacgacacaactagagcacattgatttattaatcatcaattttattttaagcatGTTGCATTGAAATATTCTCaggcaatattattttaaagaaggaaaaaacccacacactcTGAAATACAATTTTGTTAACACATGatttaagaaaatgtctggCCTTTATTCTTACAAATGACTGCTGTATTagtattaactacatgtatgtgttctcttgttcatccatccatacacagACAAGATAGAATTTATGTAGGCTTAACTTCTGATCCAGCTTTTTTTACATACCAGACGTAAATAACCACTGATTTGGAAAATTCAGTGTTCTTCATTTTTGAAAAGTTTgctttttgtttaacgtcaccactagagcacattgatttattaatcatctattggatgtcaaatatgtcatagagagaaaacccactacattttttcattagtggaaaggaaaggaaatgttttatttaatgacgcactcaacacattttatttacagttatattgtgtattgtgtacatgcatgtattatgtttttttaattcatatatTTTAACCACAAATTTTCATTCACAAACATAATTACCAGTATTTTATACTTCTGCCATTATACGATAACTTCAATATAACATTCATTTAAGTATAATTAGATTtcttaaaacattatattttgcaGTCTGGAGGGAAAACCGCTACTTCATTACATCTGGCCAGAACAGTGTGCAGGCGGGCTGAAAgaacgtaatatatatatatatattatttttttaattcaaagtgGACTACATGTAATTAAAGATTTTGGGTGGGAAATAATTGTGGATTTCTGAAATTTTTTAACTTTCTTAGATCATTTGGAGCAATTTCTGCTCAACCAAAGCTAACCCTGCTTGGGTGAAATctttttaatgacacactctTTGTATACAGGCACATTTTGTCAGTCCCTCTGAATTTTAAATGCAGGACCCATTCCATAAAATTATCTTATCACTACAATCATCATAAATATCATCATGACTGTAACGTTTTCCTGTAACAACCTATTGTGTCTGTACCTTTTTCCTATGATAGCCAGCCTATTTAAATGATTGAGGCATGTACTTCTGCacaccctttctctttggcttaatcctatgggacttccaaattccatagcacctaCCATTCTCCATCTGTTACCAACCTTGATTGGACTGCTGgtactcccttgcacctgccagtgcaggcagcCCCTCCTTCACCCTCCCCACCCTTTCCTGTCTTGTGCCAAAGATAGGCGTgctctacaacagcttgctctgaatgtgcacattaagtcCTTTTCCATTCCATACTTCTGCAGATGgggaggtgcatataaaatgaatTGCTTCTAATCAGTAGGAAGACATGGGGTAAGGGGTTTCTCATTTTGTAGATTAAGGAAAAGAAACACTAAATGCAGCACATTGTAAACTTTGGCTATTTGGTTTCTAAAACACCAACATACTCAAATAGTTAGCTGTCGTGTTATATCTAGACACTAATTCAAATTCATTTGCCTTGTGACCATGCCTTCTGGCCATAATACCCTAAAAACAACAATTCTCCAGCAGTTGAGGCCAGTGGACATTGCCATTTGGTTTGACAAATTCGAGGTCTACTTGCTAGACCAAGTGTTACAACTGCCATCTGTTTAAATATATCATAGACTTTAAAATGGATTAAAACAAACTCTCTTCATGTCGAGACTCTCAAGTTAAATgcagaattaattttatttggtgtagaaaaaacaactaaaacagattttttaatcttgttttccaaattctttatttataaaagcaaaatgaaaaatatcttGCCAAATATTGAACATTTAAAGAATAAATTCTACATAAAGTAACAAattgaataatatttttacttCACTAAAGGTAGAAAAGCtgattttgataaaaaaaaatggtaaaaatatgcaaaacgtttttaaaaagagTAATAATATGAGAAAGTACAAACTTCTGATTATCATCTGTAtgaatatttagagaataactaacaagCTACGagaaattatgaattatctgtcctgagtgaatgaatgttgtaaatcAGAGCCTTTGGAGagtgttttacaacattcattcacgagggacaaataatttgtacatgtaactcctcgtagcgagttggttattctctttattacccattgtcaattttaactgatttttaatgtaaaaatttcTCTGCAGTCTGCAACAAAGCCATTAGCCATTAcatcatataatcttacgcgcatTACATGATGTAATGTAAGTGACATCATATAATAACGGCATTCTTTTTACAGCCCAatttttacagtacaaaataatacaactgtatttgcatttgaaaataattatttttatatattactaaagccgctgcttatgaaaatataccatttcatgtttacaaaaaacaaatgagtccatttgtttttgtaaatctttgtagatcgtataacgtatgtgtaatctgactcatgaatggaaacattatatgaatgaaagtgaagttccggccatggcaaGAACCAACCAAACGttgtgatttttaagccagccaatcagtggctgtagaagcaatctgcacactgtgcagtgatcgaaaaaatattaccctgtatatttgagcccgtatgggtaataaatatgtatataatatacatgagtACGGTATGCAAAGGCATGAGTGGAAACTGTCAATTGTAGTATGAGATTATGTTTGTCTTGTTACATTTgggtctgaaaaacaaaacccataattaattcaattatcaaatgttctaTTCCCAGTGTTGGTGAGACttataaagaaagaatattgtAAGGTGATGATTCAGGgctccccaaccctgacatgacCTAttttctggggataataaagaatttgaagaaaaaaaacaaaaaaaatctctCATAgacttatttttaaatatgctgACCAAGtggggtgagatgtagctcagtggtaaagtgctcgcctggtgTTTGGTCAGTTTAGGATAGATCCaaatcagtgggcccattccaCTATTTTGTTGTTCTGGCCACAACTAGTAtttataacaaaggccatgatatgtactatcctgtctgtgggataatgcatataaaagatcccatgcaaCTAATTAATTTTCCTTTTTCCATCTTTCAGAGTGGTGCCTTTAGTCAGAGATGGCGAGACTGAAGAAGAAGTCCTCAAGTTTCTCAACAGGTTTGTGTCAGTGATAAAATGGTAGTTTTAGttctaataaaacattagtgtCAGGAACAGATCTAAGGAGTGACATGTGGATACATTTGATACCTTTGACCCAGTGTTATTTCAGATGTTCAGGAGATTCCtttttgtgctgtcctgtccccCTTCAGAAATcctagtgttttttgtttttttaatttgagggGTAGGGGAAAATAAGTGCATACCCCTTACCTCCACCCCCACTACTTATATGGTTTTACGGTACTGGTAAGTGACATTCTGTCTGAGAAAGGATATAAAAGATTCTGTGCCTACGTTTGGAaagtgtagcctatgtggctgcacttggttttttttcattctcaACCCTGTGTCACAGTTACCTTATATTAGATGGAGAATGTAAATATTCTCTGAGTCTTTGATTACACTGATATTGCTGTAGTAGTGTGTGtttaaagtgctcctactggcagtagctagtgggaattttcctattagctcagttggtaaagtGCTGGACTCTCGTATTGAGAGTCTGTGTTTCGAATTTCCTCAGTGAAGGTTGATTGTTCTGCTACATTTGGAGCTGACGTAGGGACTGGTTGTTTTCAGAACACAAGAATACAGAACCCAATCAGGACCTGAAAGAGTCCAGCTGCTTGTGGACCACAGCTCCTGGACTCCATTTTaagggggagtatgtagtagtgttggtataaagtgctggACGTGCCTTGTGGGAATTctcctattagctcagttggtagagttcTGGACTTGCATATTGAGAGTCTGTAGTTCAAATATGTTTGATTGCTTTCCCAGGTTCATGCTATTgggatgttaaatattaattcacaGACATGTCACAAGATCACATTACGCTTTTGTTTTACAGACTGAGTGATTTTCTCTTCACCGTAGCAAGGTATGCCGCCATGAAGGAAGGACGAGAGGAGAAAGTATACAAGTCTGCCTCGAAGAAAAGTCTGCCTGAAGATGCTTAGGACATtcattttttacaaataatttgcTTTAACAAGAACTGTGAAATCTGAAGACTAACTTGAATTGGAACACTGTATGAGTTATATggattatataaaatatgatgaaAATGCACAATTGATTTCTCTCAAAATGTACATTTGAATGCTGTCTAAAACTGAACAGCTCGGTATTGTCTCAAAATGTGTAACTGAATGTAGTCTAAAAAGTGCAACTGAATTACTCTGAAAATATACAAGTGAATTctctttgaaaatatttaacagcAAATGTTCATCTAAATTCTGTCTAAAATGTATGGCTTAATTTTCTATGAAAATGTACAACTGAATTCTGTCTGAAAATGCCCTATgtgttgtgaaaaaaaaaagatgattaATTACACTTAAGAGtttaagaaacaaaatgatTATCTCAGTATGGACTGAACATGACTTGATAAAGTGATACGAATTTAGAAATTGGTTATGGACCACTACTAATGTGCAGtgctatagcctctattagaaattcaCGAGAAAAAATAGTTACATCCCCTAACCACTTCCGGCTTatttattaacgtcaaaaaataaacgaacaagggcctttgttgcaagcgactggaggGTAAACGCgccggaaataatttagtggctaaTTGGGGTCGCTTAGCActatgcaaatcaagggcagGTAAGTATGTTTCTAAGAGAGGCTGTTGTTAAACCTGCCAGTTGtagtttgtttttacaaatgaaaaaaagaagaatatttcattaaatttatttggaaATATATACTTTCTGATTGTCATTGCTTATGTTTTAGatgacaataaatattaataataaaatataattggtGTACAAAAACtcagcaacaacaacatataattAACAAAAGCCCTCGGTTATTTAGAAAACTTCTTGTCAGAATAAATTGCATCTAAaacatgataaaatattttgtccATCAGTAACTTGAAATTATATAATCGGGCCCTTCAGACAGATGTTTGAAGATAACATGGAAAGGGgtggtaaaataataataataatatactgaacaccaTTGAAAACTCACTCGTCACATTTGTAACGGTAAAAAggatatgaaaagaaaaaacccacaacataaTACATTTGACTGATTTTGTACAACTGGATGCAATAAATAATCCCGAATTGTAAATAAGGGTTGCGGTTATTGTGTGTTATATACCAACCTATCACATGCGATATGAATTTAGCAACTGAAAATTTTCAATGAAGTTCAgtataataacaaaacatagcACAGGCTGAATTTAGAGGAGAGACAGTCACCACACCACCAACCGACATCATGTTCTTTTGGTGGTAATCCAGTCTTTGTCCTACCAGTTTTGTTCCTCACTCAATGTGTCGGAACATTTATTTAGTACCAATATTCCTCTTATAATATTGTCCTCACTTCTGCCCCTCCTTTATTCTCCCCGTGCCGTGAATGGCAAAGGCCCAGAAATTATCTCCCGGGGTTACGTTGTTATTATACACACTATATTCTCGATTTAAACGGCTGTTCGGTGGTGTGATTTGAAGCAACTATCGCATAACATTACTTTGTCCACCACTGTACGAACAGGAAAAGTGGTCATATTTTTTCAGATGATGGAGCATTGCACAAAGAAAGACTAAAGACTGCATAACAGATCTATTATATgaccaaaaataacaaaaaccaaCTGTGACTCGCTGGAGACCAAGACGTTTGTATGTCATTGCCAAAAACCTATCCCTCAGCCTAttggtgtggggtttttgttttattatttaattatttatatatttgaataaaatctagttgaattattatattttcttcttttttaggTATGTTATGTggaaatttgtttatttttgttttgttcactgcTTTTTGGTGGGTTTACAAGTACCTTGTCCTATCCCCCATGGCATTGATCATGTTggttgtcaatttttttttttttttttttttttttttttattaatttatttttaataaataattttacaaaactaaaaagaagtgttttagaaacaacAAACTGTACAGGGCCAGCgaaatgtatttgaaagtgggaaTGGGGGTACTAAGTAGTGTGCTGTCAGTTCGAAAGTTAtggcgcgtgtgtgtgtgtgtgtgtgtgagagagagagagaggggggggtaggagggagagagagaggggggggtaGGAGGGAGAGGGAAGTCTGGCCCTACCTAATAGTTTTTGTCATGTTCCCgaaaacaacattttttggcagaataaaattgtattttcttCACTCTGtatttgattattcctttgttaatctgtctactgtattttctttttatactaagATATTTGAAATTACTGATAAAAACACTTCCAAAGGTTGCTGTGATGGTGGTGTAAACAAATAATTCAACTAAAGGTCaaaatgctgaaattaaagtaatggctaggagtagcctgtgtggtggccatGGGTTTACCTTCTCAGTGAGTCGGTATATTGgccaagtgtcaaaattaccatgggCCAAAATTATGAAGGCTATTTTTCTGAAACGgatgtttaacaccaaatttaaaatgtgctgaggtgttgtaatacaaatattcattttccttttcatttaagaattgaatgttatatttttgacgttcatgcgatgataaataTCAAAAGCGTTTTACGCAcggtatgaatggcgtagcacCTTAGCGCGAACCCGTTCATACGTAAGTGCGTTACACGGtgttggtgtttatcatcgcatgaacgtcaaaaatataacgttcaattcttataattccaaatgcgTTTATAgtgccattatacaaaactatattaaaaaacccaatcgaactctattccacaatgatttacaactgcgagtgcgaataatttttacatgctcatataccactagagtttcaaAAGGGACATTTTTGaattttacatccaaaaattaaatagtgggcctttaaaattttgatgcgcatctctaattaatataattaataaagaaaattctactcattaaatttggtcgcaagattagatcgggcggtcaGAAAGagaagatcggtggcctgactcgggagggggggggggggggggggggggggggggggtggcattggtaaaaaagttaaagatttaaaaaaaataagtaaaaaagccacaaataaaaagaattgactgctcggtcgaatatttatataatagcattttagaaggacagtccaaaaataaataagagaaagaagagaggatcggactatttaataatatttaaaaaaagaaagtaatttcgacataaacttttgaacgaaggtctaaaagtttgaaagtccgatctatatgtccacgttaaggccgttagggtgctcagcttgtagagacgagatgggttgcatcacGTCaggaaaacccctagattgacagtcaatagacgttgaaggtgtagtgctgtgctgaaatacagatcttgagaagccggatccgtctgaacgagagagagaatcagactagggtatagtccagtcgtcatgggttggtatagtggtgcggacgggcccgactccggaggatagggcctacgagatggtatcacaataaaacaaagtaaagtctagaaaagagtagtaggggccgaccccgcttcctatttcatAGAgtgggcggtcaatcttccattgctgctaggacaggctcggacatgtataCAACTGTATACACAAAAAGGGGAATTCCCTTTGAAAGTTACATTCGTTTTTTCCGTCAAATtccgattcattataatgatttacataaggttttatcaattttaattttttgaatcaaatgtggataaaaacgttataaaatttaaaataacttaatATCTGCTGATAAAGCaaacaggtttttaaaaaaaatatcaaacgataattaattaagaattgtaCGGAAGCCCGTTACCGCCActagtaaaaaaatttttattgcGTTATTACGAGATAACATTGCGTTATAACCAGATAATTATTGCGTTATTACGAGATAGCATTGCGTTATTATGAGATATTATTGCGTTATTAAGAGATATCATTGCATTATTAAGAGATAATTATTGCGTTATTATGAGATAACATTGCGTTATTACGAGATAACGTTGTATGCGTTATTACTTATATGTTTGACGGACGTGGTGATTGCTGCAAGTGGATATGGCTGACCTTGATTCTCTATTGCGGTTTTATTTCAACATGTGTGTGTCACAGAGGATTATGCTTGAATTGTTGGCTCATAACCATCAACAAATCATCAGTGAAAGAACATTGCAGTTGAAACTGAAAAAACTGAAATTACGGAGGAGAAAAGACAAGTCAGACATTGTCGATTTGGCGGAATTCTTACTGGAAGAGATACAGACTTCTGGCTCACTGCATGGGTATAAATGGATGCATTTGAAATGTTTGCATGCTGGACATATAGTTGATCGAGAAACTGTACGTACTCTTTTGCTCTTACTAGACAAGAAAGGTGTTGAACGAAGGAAATCTGGTCGTTTATGCCGAAGACGTTATTCAAACAATGGACCAAATCATTGTTGGCATATAGATTCCAATGATAAATTGAGGCCATACGGAATTTTCATAAATGGGTGCATAGACGGATTTTCCAGATTGTTTGTATGGTG includes the following:
- the LOC121369006 gene encoding corrinoid adenosyltransferase-like, whose translation is MKRSYMKIYTKTGDKGTSATFTGQRRVKDDDVFHALGTTDELSCAVGMAAEFGSEAGHDFVDKLDTIQCMLQDVGSSVATPASSAREMHKRKTDFDSSYVNRLEMWIDEMTMELPPLKNFILPSGGKTATSLHLARTVCRRAERTVVPLVRDGETEEEVLKFLNRLSDFLFTVARYAAMKEGREEKVYKSASKKSLPEDA